The following are encoded together in the Cicer arietinum cultivar CDC Frontier isolate Library 1 chromosome 2, Cicar.CDCFrontier_v2.0, whole genome shotgun sequence genome:
- the LOC140919281 gene encoding uncharacterized protein isoform X3, with protein MLFSTSPSLLCCAASYLFSQASKIWVLHSNFLTIRWLFGRKRLVNEYRWKAAVGPWKERPGHFGDVWKYWNHDGLGYFEFLQGRANSSR; from the exons ATGCTATTCTCGACCTCGCCGTCATTGTTGTGTTGTGCTGCTTCTTACCTATTTTCTCAG GCTTCCAAAATCTGGGTTCTACATTCAAATTTTCTAACAATCAG GTGGTTGTTTGGTCGAAAGAGATTGGTTAATGAATATCGATGGAAAGCGGCCGTTGGACCTTGGAAGGAGAGACCAGGGCACTTTGGTGATGTATGGAAGTACTGGAATCATGATGGACTTGGCTATTTTGAGTTTCTTCAA GGCAGAGCGAATAGCAGCAGGTGA
- the LOC140919281 gene encoding uncharacterized protein isoform X2: MFVNEVFKDRYIVAAMQCKIEDYHLVIEKYVLVSQASKIWVLHSNFLTIRWLFGRKRLVNEYRWKAAVGPWKERPGHFGDVWKYWNHDGLGYFEFLQSE, translated from the exons ATGTTTGTCAATGAGGTGTTTAAGGATAGATATATAGTGGCAGCTATGCAATGCAAGATTGAAGATTACCATTTAGTCATAGAAAAATATGTATTGGTTTCTCAA GCTTCCAAAATCTGGGTTCTACATTCAAATTTTCTAACAATCAG GTGGTTGTTTGGTCGAAAGAGATTGGTTAATGAATATCGATGGAAAGCGGCCGTTGGACCTTGGAAGGAGAGACCAGGGCACTTTGGTGATGTATGGAAGTACTGGAATCATGATGGACTTGGCTATTTTGAGTTTCTTCAA AGCGAATAG
- the LOC140919455 gene encoding uncharacterized protein: MFVSYIGAVVRQNVPITIDNWRDKALKDAKDIIWNDIQTTFVLDEERKSYVLRVAGKIHRGFRSHLSNFYLKDREGNTNAEPPKIYQHYISKDEWSAFVSKRSDPAFVNISTANRERASNPKHPYKKSRMGYARLEQKIRKDTQADQPLGRHILWKEARVNKEGVVDNENVKKVVELCETIEQSSETQEGNKDTCRDILGKVFNVPEYSGRVRGKGFGVTPKSFFPQEKRQKPSNEEVLEKLRILSEQVALLVNTNKDKQLPVQLQPEIQMEKNDGEKREIMEESYFLNFP, encoded by the exons atgtttgtaagctacattggggctgttgttcgtcaaaatgtcccaataacaatagacaactggagagataaggcgttgaaggatgccaaagatatcatctggaatgacattcaa accacttttgttcttgatgaggaacgaaagtcatatgttttgagagttgctgggaaaatccatcgtggatttagatcccatctctcaaatttctatctaaaagatagagaaggaaacacaaatgctgaacctccaaagatatatcaacattatatatcaaaggatgaatggagtgcatttgtttccaaacgttctgacccggcgtttgtc aatattagtacggcaaatcgcgaacgggcaagcaacccaaaacacccatacaagaaatcacgtatgggatatgcacgccttgaacaaaaaatt agaaaagacacccaagccgatcaacccttgggtcgtcatatcttatggaaggaagcgcgtgttaacaaagaaggagtggttgataatgaaaatgtcaagaaagttgtagaactttgt gaaactattgaacaaagttctgaaactcaagagggcaacaaggatacgtgcagggacattcttgggaaagtgtttaatgtccctgagtattccggtcgagtgagggggaaaggatttggcgtaactcccaaaagcttttttcctcaagagaagcgccaaaaaccttccaacgaggaagtattagagaagctcagaatcttatcggagcaagtggcactcttggtgaatacgaataaagacaagcaacttccggttcagctccaacctgaaatacaaatggaga
- the LOC140919281 gene encoding uncharacterized protein isoform X1: MFVNEVFKDRYIVAAMQCKIEDYHLVIEKYVLVSQASKIWVLHSNFLTIRWLFGRKRLVNEYRWKAAVGPWKERPGHFGDVWKYWNHDGLGYFEFLQGRANSSR; encoded by the exons ATGTTTGTCAATGAGGTGTTTAAGGATAGATATATAGTGGCAGCTATGCAATGCAAGATTGAAGATTACCATTTAGTCATAGAAAAATATGTATTGGTTTCTCAA GCTTCCAAAATCTGGGTTCTACATTCAAATTTTCTAACAATCAG GTGGTTGTTTGGTCGAAAGAGATTGGTTAATGAATATCGATGGAAAGCGGCCGTTGGACCTTGGAAGGAGAGACCAGGGCACTTTGGTGATGTATGGAAGTACTGGAATCATGATGGACTTGGCTATTTTGAGTTTCTTCAA GGCAGAGCGAATAGCAGCAGGTGA
- the LOC101510980 gene encoding cucumisin-like — protein MDGRSSIGFLLLLVTLISLFVKCYSFSQDDDLKTYIVYTGSSIKDETSSLLHYNYLLQQAANSDSMPKSILHHYKRSFSGFVAKLTKEEANRMAGLPGVVSVFPNEKSHLLTTRSWDFISFPQYVERENSESDVIVGVIDSGIWPESSSFNDKGLSPPPAKWKGTCETASNFTCNNKIIGARCYLPPLDDLLSPTDIESPRDSIGHGTHTAATAAGNPIGMASMLGLAEGTARGGAPSARIAVYKVCWFSGCDDANILAAFDDAIADGVDILSVSIGKDSANNIYFRDALSIGSFHAMRHGVLTVLSAGNKGPHPKSVQNFQPWAISVAASTLDRKFVTIVKLGDNRTFEGISLNTFDLQGKQYPLIFGRDAANTGVDKHLSRNCSMNSLDDKLVKGNIVVCEGRLGAPEAFRAGAVGVLIQGQTSMDNAFSFPLPACYLLSKDVAKIRKYMHSTRFPSATIFKSNELKDTMAPIIASFSARGPNNATPEILKPDLVAPGVDILATWSPISPINDIIGESRKLEFNIISGTSMSCPHVSGAAAYIKSFHPTWSPAAIRSALMTTAKQMSSKNNNDAEFAYGAGQIDPVKAVNPGLIYDASETDYITFLCGQGVNGTVLQQITEDENNCSKTSTARDLNYPSFAIKAPRPKHHVSGSFKRIVTNVGLPMSTYRAIVTTPKGLNISVKPNVLSFTSQGENQTYVLTIEGSMKESIGSASLVWDNGNIQVRSPIIVFDERAEKAKGTNLCCINFIYIVIFNLLFYIIIE, from the exons ATGGACGGTAGATCTTCTATTGGTTTTTTGCTTCTCCTCGTTACCCTTATTTCACTTTTTGTGAAATGTTACTCATTTTCTCAAGATGATGACCTAAAG ACTTATATTGTGTACACGGGAAGTAGCATAAAGGATGAAACTTCTTCATTGCTTCATTATAATTATTTGCTACAACAAGCTGCAAACAG TGACTCGATGCCAAAATCCATACTCCACCACTACAAGCGCAGTTTCAGTGGTTTTGTGGCAAAATTAACAAAAGAAGAAGCCAATAGAATGGCTG GACTTCCTGGAGTGGTATCTGTTTTTCCCAATGAAAAGAGTCACCTCCTTACAACTAGATCATGGGATTTCATTAGCTTTCCACAATATGTGGAAAGAGAAAACTCTGAAAGTGACGTTATTGTTGGGGTGATCGATTCTGGAATTTGGCCAGAATCTTCTAGCTTCAATGATAAAGGTCTCAGTCCACCACCCGCTAAATGGAAGGGCACATGCGAAACTGCTTCAAATTTTACCTGCAacaa CAAAATAATTGGAGCCAGATGTTATTTACCCCCTCTGGACGATCTCTTGAGCCCAACAGATATTGAATCTCCAAGAGATTCAATTGGCCATGGGACTCATACAGCAGCAACTGCAGCAGGGAACCCGATTGGCATGGCAAGCATGTTAGGGCTTGCAGAAGGAACAGCAAGAGGTGGAGCTCCATCAGCTCGCATTGCTGTCTACAAAGTATGTTGGTTCAGTGGGTGTGATGATGCAAATATTCTTGCAGCATTTGATGATGCGATTGCAGATGGTGTTGATATCTTATCTGTCTCGATTGGAAAAGATTCAGCAAATAATATCTACTTTAGAGATGCATTGTCAATTGGATCTTTCCATGCTATGAGACATGGAGTTCTAACAGTACTTTCTGCTGGGAACAAAGGTCCACATCCTAAATCCGTGCAAAATTTTCAACCTTGGGCAATTTCTGTAGCAGCAAGCACCTTAGATAGGAAGTTTGTTACTATTGTCAAATTAGGAGACAATAGAACTTTCGAG GGTATTTCCTTGAACACATTTGACCTTCAAGGAAAACAATATCCTCTTATCTTTGGTAGAGATGCAGCAAATACTGGCGTGGATAAACACTTATCCAG GAATTGCTCAATGAACTCGTTGGATGATAAGTTGGTAAAGGGTAACATTGTTGTATGTGAAGGAAGACTAGGAGCCCCAGAAGCCTTTAGAGCTGGTGCTGTGGGTGTCTTAATACAAGGTCAAACTTCTATGGATAATGCATTCTCTTTTCCCTTACCTGCTTGTTACCTTCTATCAAAGGATGTGGCCAAAATACGTAAATATATGCACTCTACAAG ATTTCCATCTGCAACCATCTTCAAATCCAATGAATTAAAAGATACTATGGCTCCCATAATTGCCTCTTTCTCTGCTAGGGGACCAAACAACGCTACACCAGAGATTCTCAAG CCGGACTTAGTTGCTCCTGGAGTAGATATTCTAGCTACTTGGTCTCCAATTTCACCAATTAATGATATTATTGGTGAGAGCAGAAAATTGGAGTTCAACATTATATCCGGAACTTCAATGTCTTGTCCACATGTGTCTGGTGCAGCAGCGTACATCAAATCATTTCATCCGACATGGTCACCTGCTGCTATTCGCTCTGCCCTGATGACAACAG CTAAACAGATGAGttcaaaaaataacaatgatGCAGAATTTGCTTATGGAGCTGGACAAATTGACCCTGTCAAGGCAGTAAATCCTGGTTTAATATATGACGCCAGTGAAACTGACTACATAACATTTTTATGTGGACAAGGTGTCAATGGGACAGTTTTACAACAAATCACTGAGGATGAAAACAATTGCTCTAAGACATCGACAGCAAGGGATTTAAATTATCCTTCATTTGCCATCAAAGCTCCACGCCCAAAGCATCATGTAAGTGGAAGCTTCAAAAGGATTGTTACAAATGTTGGCTTGCCAATGTCTACATATAGAGCAATTGTGACAACTCCTAAAGGACTCAATATTTCTGTAAAGCCTAATGTTTTGTCCTTCACTTCACAAGGAGAAAACCAGACATATGTTCTCACTATAGAAGGATCAATGAAGGAATCTATAGGTTCAGCGTCTTTGGTTTGGGATAATGGTAATATTCAAGTGAGGAGCCCAATCATTGTTTTTGATGAAAGAGCAGAGAAAGCCAAAGGCACCAATTTATGTTGTATAAATTTCATAtacattgtaatttttaatttactattttatattattattgaataa